A single genomic interval of Electrophorus electricus isolate fEleEle1 chromosome 4, fEleEle1.pri, whole genome shotgun sequence harbors:
- the LOC113572055 gene encoding olfactory receptor class A-like protein 4, whose product MEVNVTAPLAMKGPWSLLSAIPLVCYVALVLLGILGNAGVIGVVGESILRPQKGRRISDMILVNMAFSNLMVSMVRNLLLMLTDLGLEMVPSKTWCQILMGIWVWLRCANVWSTFFVSVFHFQTLRRVAPPTTSLSGSQGLPRSLLIGFGGIWTFSLIYSLPAFVYSTKGATNATETLMLVSSTTRPLLGCLWDFPSTSSGLVFATTSMVIHEIVPIVLMSGTNLSSLFILYTHGNKRHLTHKGQGTPAMHRVPAERRAAKVILALIVLFISSWGASVVSVNYFNYNRGPSSTYMLVIARFSNSAFIAVSPVILAVGHRRLRVVIRYVLTCKHS is encoded by the exons ATGGAGGTCAATGTGACGGCACCACTGGCCATGAAGGGCCCTTGGAGCCTGCTCTCGGCGATCCCACTGGTCTGCTACGTCGCCCTAGTACTGCTAGGCATTCTGGGAAACGCGGGCGTGATCGGCGTGGTGGGCGAGAGCATTCTGCGCCCGCAAAAGGGGCGTCGCATCTCTGACATGATCCTGGTCAACATGGCCTTCTCCAACCTGATGGTGTCCATGGTGAGGAACCTGCTGCTAATGCTGACGGATCTCGGGTTGGAG ATGGTACCTTCTAAGACCTGGTGTCAGATCCTAATGGGCATATGGGTGTGGCTACGGTGTGCGAACGTTTGGTCGACGTTCTTTGTCAGCGTGTTCCATTTTCAGACGCTGAGGCGCGTGGCTCCGCCCACTACTAGTCTAAGTGGGTCCCAGGGGCTCCCCAGGTCTCTGCTGATAGGCTTTGGGGGAATCTGGACCTTCAGTCTCATATATTCACTCCCTGCCTTTGTGTACTCCACTAAAGGAGCCACGAACGCTACTGAG ACCTTAATGTTAGTGAGCAGCACAACCCGCCCGTTACTGGGCTGTCTGTGGGACTTCCCCTCCACCTCTAGTGGCCTGGTCTTTGCCACCACCTCCATGGTGATCCACGAGATCGTCCCCATCGTCCTCATGAGTGGCACCAACCTGAGCTCACTGTTCATACTGTACACCCACGGGAACAAGCGCCACCTCACGCATAAGGGTCAGGGCACGCCTGCCATGCACAGGGTTCCCGCAGAGAGGCGAGCCGCCAAG GTGATTCTCGCCCTCATCGTTTTGTTCATCAGCTCCTGGGGTGCCAGTGTCGTCTCTGTAAACTACTTTAACTACAACCGTGGGCCGTCCTCCACTTACATGCTGGTCATTGCTCGCTTTTCCAACAGTGCCTTCATCGCAGTGTCTCCCGTTATACTGGCTGTAGGGCATCGGAGACTCCGCGTTGTCATCAGATATGTCCTCACATGTAAACATAGTTAA